The nucleotide sequence TGCTCATTAGGGCAAGCAGTTGACGCCCACACTCCATTAATGATGATCCACGCTCAGTCACAGCAAGCATTTGATGTGGCCGCGCAGCTAGTGAAACAGGCTATTATTATCGAGGATACTGCGCCTGTCGCGACTCCTGATATTTATTGCGCCATTCGTGCTAGCGATCTTTGAGGTAATGATATGAAACGTACAGTGATATTAATGCTCGACTCCTTTGGTTTAGGTGCGTCCGCCGACGCGGTAAACTTTGGTGATGTTGGGGCTAATACCTTTGGCTCGATTGCTAAAGAGTGCGCCGAAGGGCGCGCCAATGTTGGCCGTGAAGGTCCTTTGGTATTGCCAAACTTATCACGCTTAGGCTTAGCATATGCTGCCATGGAAAGTGCTGGTGAATTCCCAATGGGATTTAATGGCGACCATGAAGTCATAGGTGCTTATGGCCACGCTGAAGAAATCAGCTCTGGCAAAGACACCCCAAGCGGTCACTGGGAAATGGCAGGCGTACCTGTATTGTATGAGTGGGGATATTTCTCTGACTTAACTAATTCATTCCCATCAGAATTAACCGATAAAATTCTGGCCCGTGCCGGTTTATCTGGATTTTTAGGCAACTGTCACGCTTCTGGTACCGATATTTTAGATAAACTCGGTGAAGAACATATGCGCACTGGCATGCCTATTTTCTACACCTCGGCTGACTCAGTTTTCCAAGTGGCTTGCCATGAAGAAACCTTCGGTTTAGATAACTTATTGCGTCTGTGTGAAATCGCTCGTGAAGAGTTAGCTCCTTATAACATTGGCCGCGTTATTGCCCGCCCATTTATCGGTAATAAGGATGCAGGTTTTGCGCGTACCGGTAATCGCCGTGATTATGCGGTTGAGCCGCCAGCAAAAACTGTGCTGGATAAGATGAAAGACGCCGGTGGTGAAGTGGTGAGTGTCGGTAAAATTGCCGATATTTACGCCCATTGCGGTATCACCAAAAAAGTTAAAGCCAATGGCTTAGAAGACTTGTTTGATGCCACCCTTGAGGAAATCAAGCTGGCTGGTGATCGCACTATTATTTTCACTAACTTTGTCGATTTTGACTCGCATTATGGCCACAGACGCGATGTTGCTGGTTATGCCAGAGCATTAGAATACTTTGATGGTCGTTTGCCAGAATTATTGGCATTGCTGCACGATGAAGATTTATTAGTACTCACGGCCGATCATGGTTGTGATCCTACTTGGAAGGGATCGGATCACACTCGTGAACATGTGCCAGTACTAGTTAAAGGGGCTGGCTTAGTTGCTGGTTCACTTGGTAGACGTAAAACGTTTGCCGATATTGGTCAATCCATTGCTAGCTATTACGAGCTTGAGCCAATGGCATACGGTGAATCATTTATTCATCGCTAATATAAACACCGGCGTAATGCCGGTGATTAAATAACGAAAATACAGAGGTAAAACCGATGGCAACTCCACATATTAATGCAGTAGACGGCGCATTTGCAGAAACCGTATTGTTCCCAGGCGATCCACTGCGAGCCAAGTTTATCGCTGAAACATTTTTAGAAAATGTTGAGCAAGTGACTGACGTCCGTAACATGTTGGGCTTCACTGGTACCTATAAAGGTAAAAGAGTCTCTGTGATGGGTTCTGGCATGGGCATTCCATCTTGCTCTATCTATGCTACTGAACTGATTAAAGATTATGGCGTTAAGAACCTGATCCGTGTGGGTACTTGTGGCGCTATCAGCACTGACGTAAAAGTACGTGATGTATTAATCGGTATGGGTGCTTGTACTGATTCACAAGTTAACCGTTTACGTTTCCAAAACCAAGATTTCGCTGCGATTGCTGATTACGATTTGCTGAGCGCTGTGGTTGACTCTGCAAAAGCTCGTGGCACTAAAGTGCGCGTAGGTAACGTATTCTCGGCTGATCTGTTCTATACCCCAAATCCAAGCATGTTTGATACCATGGAAAAAATGGGTATTTTAGGCGTCGAAATGGAAGCGGCTGGCCTGTATGGCGTAGCTCATGAATTTGGTGCTCGTGCCCTGTGTGTTGTGACTGTATCTGATCACATCCGCACCGGTGAAGCGACTACTTCTGACGAGCGTCAAACCAGCTTCAACGAAATGATTGAAATGACTTTAGAAGCAGTATTAACTCTGTAATCTCTATTAGTCTTAATGCAAAAAGGCCCAAAAGGGCCTTTTTTTATGGGTTTTCGTCACTACCATCGCTATCATTATTGTCGCTTTTATCTTTTAGATAGCGCCTCACTTTATATCTACGCCTATCGTAATCGGCGCGTTTGAACGACAGCGCCCGCGATAGTAAAAAACCTATCAAGCCTGCCACCAATAACATCATTTCTTGCTGTTCCATGTTGATGTTATGGGCCTGTTCAATTTGTTTAAGCATGGAATCTTGGACTAAATACGCCTCAACGTAACCTAAATGCACTTCATCTTGATAGACGGGTTCAACATAGGCCGGATACTCTTTAGCGATATCACTTAAATTCGCAGCATCTTTTTCTATGTTGTTGTCGAGCTGCTGCGCAAAGGCGAGGCGATGGCCTTCACTGCTATATATGCTGACCGCATGAACCTTAGGATCTTGCACTAACGAGGTCGCTAACCATTGAAGTTGTTCATCATTTTGTAACTGTAACGCAGGTGCCGCGCCTTGTGCGGCTTGCTGAACTAAGAGGCGTGCCATCTTCTCTGATTGGGCTTTCAGCAATTGCTTGCCTTGTAGTAGGCTAGTTTGCCAGAGGTGAACTAAGGCAAAAATTAATAGCAGAGCGGTAATGATTTGTACCACTCTGATAAATTTATGGCTTTTTTTCAAACCTTTAAGATGTAACACTGAGCACCATTACAATAATTATCCTTGCCTAATCATAATGGATATTGCGGCTTAGGCACAGTCGGAGAGGTGAGTTCATGGATCTAGCCCCAAAAATTGCTCCTAGTTACGCCCATTTTGATGAGCTATTTAGCCAGATGCGTTTAAGATCTGGACCTGTGTCTGTGCATAATGAAGGCGCCATTTTACCTTGTGTGCGCTGGGTGTTTCCGCGCTCTTGGCTATCAGATGTCGCTATGATCACTAAGCTGTGCCACTGGGCTCATGGCTTTGACTCCTTATCTATTGCGCCGCTGGTAAGACCTGGGGACTATGTCGGCCTAGAGTTTGCTGGCGCGCCGCTTGAGTCCATTTATCAGTCACTGCAATGGGATAATAGCGAAAGCCTAATCATCCATTCACCGCTGCCACAGCTGAGTGAAGCGGGATTGTTAGTGATGGACATGGATTCTACCGCCATTGCCATTGAATGCATTGATGAGTTAGCGGCTATGGCTGGGGTTGGCGCAGAAGTCGCCGCAGTTACTGAGCTTGCCATGCAAGGTGAATTAGATTTTGAGCAAAGTTTACAGCGACGGGTTAAATTATTAGCGGGCGCAGATGAGCGCATTATTACTGACTTATGCCAGCGCTTACCTTTAACGCCTGGGTTAGCTGTAATGTGTCAAACCCTTAAAGACAATGGTTGGAAATTGGTACTCGCTTCAGGTGGTTTTACTCCGTTCGTAAGCGTCTTGCAGCATAAGTTGGGATTAGATGATGCTTATGCCAATCAGTTAGAAATCATAAATGGCAAGCTCACCGGGCAAGTGCTGGGGGAAATAGTTGATGCTAACTATAAAGCGTCGGTATTAACTCAATGCGCGCAGCGTTGGCACATAGCACAAGGGCAGCGCTTAGCCATAGGCGATGGCGCCAATGATATTCCTATGCTGCAAGCATCTGATTTCGGCATAGCCTTTCATGCTAAACCTAAACTGCAAAGCGTTGCTGCGGCCAAGATAAACCGCCTTGATTTACAAACCCTGCTATTTTGGTTGCAAGCATAATGAGCAGCATAAGCACTAACGCTAAGCAGCAACACTGCGAGCACCAAAACGTGAGCATTACTCATCTAGAGCAGCAGTCTCACTTCTTGCCCTTTGAAGATGGGGCGCTGCATGTCCGCTCGATACTGGCACCTGAGCAAGTGCGCGCCGATATGCCTGTGGTATTACTGCTTCATGGCGCCATGTCCAATGGCAAGGTGTTTTATAGTGATAGCGGTAAAGGCTTGGGCTGTTATCTGGCGCGTAATGGTATGGCCGTGTACGTCATGGATACCTTTGGGCGCGGGCAGAGCGAGCCCAGCCTTAATCGCCATAATAATCCGCAGCAAGAGTCAGTGATTTGCCAACAACTGCCATTGGTGCACCGATGGATATTGCAGCACCATCCAGAAGCTAAGGGCGTGCATTGGTGCGCGCATTCCTGGGGCGGGGTATTGATGGCAAGTAGCTTAGTGCGCATGACAGACATAGCGCCAAGGGTGTTATCTTTGGTATGTTTTGGCAGTAAACGCACCATTAAGACTCAGTCCTTGAAAAAGTACTTGATGGTTGATTTACTTTGGAACCGCATTGCGCCGCGATTAGCGCGTAAGCACGGCTACTTTGATGCGCGCCATTGGCGCCTTGGCATGGACAATGAAAGCCAAGCCTCGTTACTTGAAACTATTGACTGGGTTGCAGGCCCTTGGATTGGTCATCAAGATGGTTTTGATTACAGTGAAGCCGCCAAACGCTGCACTTGGCCGCCTGCATGGTTTTTTGCCGGCGCGCGCGATACTGTGCTAGGAAATCCTCGGGATGTACAAGACATGATGGCTGAATGCCAGTTAACTCAGGCTAAGTTTACCTTGCTTGCTAAAGCTAATGGTCATAGTGCGGATTATGGCCATGGTGACATGCTCACCTCGCCATTAGCTATCAGTGATCATTTCCCTGTGCTTAAAGATTGGTGGTTGGAGTTAAATGCCGCGGCTAATCATTCCAACTAATAGCCCTTAAACTAATTTTGCTTGCTCGGAAGTGCAGGGTAACGCAGTAGCACTTCCGAGCTAATATCTAATATCTCGCCAAGGCCAATCACTTGCCAGAGCATGTCTTCCAGCTCTTTTACTTTTTGCGGAGCATGAGGGCGCATATATTCAATTTCACGGCGAATATAGGCCATATCTGGCTTATGCGCGGCGCTGCGATAAATGCGCAGTGCATAGAATTGACCTTGTTGCTGCGCCTTCACAATATAATTAAGCTGCGCGTTAATATCGCCAATAATCCGCGGTTGCAGACAGGTTAAGCTACCTGTGGCTGGTTTTGAAATAAACACTTCAAAAAAATCCATCTCATAATCTGGGTTCATAGTCCGCACTGGATCTAAAAAGTCACGTTTAAGCACGCCATCACCTAGCATGGCGCTTAAATCAATTCCTTGCGGAAAGTTATCAAAGATATTGGTAAGTAAATGCTTAGTTGTGGTGGCAGCTAGGCATGACAGCTTGGCATTGTTGATAGTCTTTTCCACAAACCAGAGTACGCCTGGGAGGCTGCGCATCATCAAGTTTTTCAAGGCTTCCGCCAGCTCTTTGGCCTCGGCATTATTTTCAGTCAATTTTTGCAGTTTTTCTTTATTGGCTTCAATCAGTTTCTTTAAAAACGCTACGCCCATATGAGGCTCATGCCCCATAATTGCCACTAGATGTAAGCTTTGATTATTGCGTCTGCTACGTACTAGCTTATAGGGCATTTCCACCAACATGACTTTACCGGCTAAGGGCTGCAGTTTCGGGAAGCTTAATAGCAAAGGTTCATCAGTGTTAAATTCGAGCACATCATCAAGGTTAAGCTGCATGCCGCGGCCAGAGATATCTTGTGAAATGGCTTTTGCATTAATGTCGCCTTGGCGAATATGCACTAAGGTTTTGAAAGCAAAGCGCGCTTCCATGCGCCGCTCAGAAAATTCCATCGCCACTTGCTGAATTTGGTGAGCATTAATTTTTACTTGGGCAAAGACTTTTAACGCATTGGCGTTTTCTGCATCTAAGCGCGCTTGATAGAGGCGCCGAGCTTGTTCATTGGTCAGATCTTGCACTATTAAGCAGTGCTGCAGCTGAGTTAACTGTTCGGTAACTTCAGGGCTGTAATCGCTGCTTTCTAGCGGCAGAACTGAAGCCTTATAAGGAATTTGGTGGTCAATAGCGTAAGGATTGACGCGATAAATTCTAAAGCTGGTTTTGCGAGCTCCGAAGCCTAAAAATAAATTCAGTAATTGCTGCTGCTCTAATTCCCACAGAGTGGCGGAGTAAAAAAATAGCTTACCATTGGCGTTATGGGAGAAGCATATGAACAGTTGCTGGCGAATGTCTTGTGGCGCTTTGAGTAATCTATCAATGCGTGCATGAGTTAACATGGCAGGTAATTGATTTATATC is from Shewanella sp. SNU WT4 and encodes:
- a CDS encoding phosphopentomutase — encoded protein: MKRTVILMLDSFGLGASADAVNFGDVGANTFGSIAKECAEGRANVGREGPLVLPNLSRLGLAYAAMESAGEFPMGFNGDHEVIGAYGHAEEISSGKDTPSGHWEMAGVPVLYEWGYFSDLTNSFPSELTDKILARAGLSGFLGNCHASGTDILDKLGEEHMRTGMPIFYTSADSVFQVACHEETFGLDNLLRLCEIAREELAPYNIGRVIARPFIGNKDAGFARTGNRRDYAVEPPAKTVLDKMKDAGGEVVSVGKIADIYAHCGITKKVKANGLEDLFDATLEEIKLAGDRTIIFTNFVDFDSHYGHRRDVAGYARALEYFDGRLPELLALLHDEDLLVLTADHGCDPTWKGSDHTREHVPVLVKGAGLVAGSLGRRKTFADIGQSIASYYELEPMAYGESFIHR
- the deoD gene encoding purine-nucleoside phosphorylase, which codes for MATPHINAVDGAFAETVLFPGDPLRAKFIAETFLENVEQVTDVRNMLGFTGTYKGKRVSVMGSGMGIPSCSIYATELIKDYGVKNLIRVGTCGAISTDVKVRDVLIGMGACTDSQVNRLRFQNQDFAAIADYDLLSAVVDSAKARGTKVRVGNVFSADLFYTPNPSMFDTMEKMGILGVEMEAAGLYGVAHEFGARALCVVTVSDHIRTGEATTSDERQTSFNEMIEMTLEAVLTL
- a CDS encoding AhpA/YtjB family protein, whose translation is MLHLKGLKKSHKFIRVVQIITALLLIFALVHLWQTSLLQGKQLLKAQSEKMARLLVQQAAQGAAPALQLQNDEQLQWLATSLVQDPKVHAVSIYSSEGHRLAFAQQLDNNIEKDAANLSDIAKEYPAYVEPVYQDEVHLGYVEAYLVQDSMLKQIEQAHNINMEQQEMMLLVAGLIGFLLSRALSFKRADYDRRRYKVRRYLKDKSDNNDSDGSDENP
- the serB gene encoding phosphoserine phosphatase SerB, whose protein sequence is MDLAPKIAPSYAHFDELFSQMRLRSGPVSVHNEGAILPCVRWVFPRSWLSDVAMITKLCHWAHGFDSLSIAPLVRPGDYVGLEFAGAPLESIYQSLQWDNSESLIIHSPLPQLSEAGLLVMDMDSTAIAIECIDELAAMAGVGAEVAAVTELAMQGELDFEQSLQRRVKLLAGADERIITDLCQRLPLTPGLAVMCQTLKDNGWKLVLASGGFTPFVSVLQHKLGLDDAYANQLEIINGKLTGQVLGEIVDANYKASVLTQCAQRWHIAQGQRLAIGDGANDIPMLQASDFGIAFHAKPKLQSVAAAKINRLDLQTLLFWLQA
- a CDS encoding alpha/beta fold hydrolase: MSSISTNAKQQHCEHQNVSITHLEQQSHFLPFEDGALHVRSILAPEQVRADMPVVLLLHGAMSNGKVFYSDSGKGLGCYLARNGMAVYVMDTFGRGQSEPSLNRHNNPQQESVICQQLPLVHRWILQHHPEAKGVHWCAHSWGGVLMASSLVRMTDIAPRVLSLVCFGSKRTIKTQSLKKYLMVDLLWNRIAPRLARKHGYFDARHWRLGMDNESQASLLETIDWVAGPWIGHQDGFDYSEAAKRCTWPPAWFFAGARDTVLGNPRDVQDMMAECQLTQAKFTLLAKANGHSADYGHGDMLTSPLAISDHFPVLKDWWLELNAAANHSN
- a CDS encoding PilZ domain-containing protein, which gives rise to MIIKEYSSLIDQLKPLVMEEHFQELFEQLTAGESSSDRFLIKMELNRLATRCTRNIDLRDKTELPWEEVLVDQQKHFLDVPAKAILLESMSLYQQHYTLGVYEEVINSHKRRRESLRLAASAKTKQVLDSPFFMPLKILGSYFNRNEERMHYSLKVDIHYQNQNYAVNSTDISVSGIRLKLPKNHALSLQAKVKLFLVELINDGVADEIKQGVEYQVVQIESTANADFVSFKRLDAMPALSELLEQLLQTYKGRYKIDVSDVLNTATGLGLERQYLPHFPHLAVFTTKKEQQWHLSYLLLSQENQSILNDFVDQNDINQLPAMLTHARIDRLLKAPQDIRQQLFICFSHNANGKLFFYSATLWELEQQQLLNLFLGFGARKTSFRIYRVNPYAIDHQIPYKASVLPLESSDYSPEVTEQLTQLQHCLIVQDLTNEQARRLYQARLDAENANALKVFAQVKINAHQIQQVAMEFSERRMEARFAFKTLVHIRQGDINAKAISQDISGRGMQLNLDDVLEFNTDEPLLLSFPKLQPLAGKVMLVEMPYKLVRSRRNNQSLHLVAIMGHEPHMGVAFLKKLIEANKEKLQKLTENNAEAKELAEALKNLMMRSLPGVLWFVEKTINNAKLSCLAATTTKHLLTNIFDNFPQGIDLSAMLGDGVLKRDFLDPVRTMNPDYEMDFFEVFISKPATGSLTCLQPRIIGDINAQLNYIVKAQQQGQFYALRIYRSAAHKPDMAYIRREIEYMRPHAPQKVKELEDMLWQVIGLGEILDISSEVLLRYPALPSKQN